Part of the Diprion similis isolate iyDipSimi1 chromosome 4, iyDipSimi1.1, whole genome shotgun sequence genome is shown below.
GGTGGCTGCGGCAGCCCAAAGGTTAGAATAAATTCGGCCTACGAATGACAGAGGCTCACCTATCCCAATTATTGGAATATTTTCCCAAAGATACAAACACATTTCATCATATTTCGCTAAtcggataaataaattataccaaTTTCACCCGAGTTACTCGCGAGTATCATTGTTTCTCTGTTTGATCTTATGCGTTTGACGGAGATACGATGATAGCTGAGTGAACTCGAATAAGATTTCAGAACGCAGCTCTGGACGAGTACCTAGGGGAAAATTATTCCGCCGGTAGCCGGTGAGATCAAGCATTTCTAACTGCACTACAATCATCTGCAGACGAACTGTAAACGATTCTATTaattagattagattagattaATGGTTTGGTGGCTACTCTGATATTAATTACATAACAATGATCGTAACTCCGTGATCGTAACCAAAATGAAATTACCTCTATTTTCCCATCACTCGTCGGATCCCAGCAATATCAGCGCTATTCAGCGTCAGCGAGGTCAATGTACGGATTTTTGATGCCACATCACGATCGTATGCCAGATCAATGTAGAGTTGGGACTCCTTTACTCTGGTCTCCATGTTGAGATAGTCACGGCAGCGGCCACGGCCGTAGATCTTTATACATAAGCCAATTATACAACATGCATTTACCGACCAAATACGTGAAGAATCAAGTTGCAAACCTCTGTTTCGTGTCAAAGAGCGCTACTAAATcacgaactcgaaaaacacgaGCGTGTGGGTTCACTCTGGCTTCTCTCTAGTCACTGATTTTTATATGGATGCATTCCAATATTAGTTCCCAATGCATTGCTATCAACCATcgtttatctcttttgcgctgaGTTCGTGGTTAGCTCTGCCTCTCTGCCTAGTGAGTTTTTAGCGCTGCCAccaaatttcggaacgcacttATATTAGAGCAGCTCCATGTAGATTGGGGAAGCCCCCGGTAGTCGATGGGGGTGCTGCCAGCTATTCGATACGTGAAATTAAGTGCAGACAATTTTTAGATTGTGTCGTCTGgtacggaaaaaaattgttcttgAATTAGAAAGCGCTGATCTATTAACATTTGAAATCTGGTAAAACCCTTCGATATTGGGCTAGATCACTATACTATCCTAAGCACACCTGAGTATTTTATTAaccgtaataattaatttcagagGAACGATGAAACCATCAATATTTGCCACCGTAGCCGTAGCGACAATCCTCATTTCGGCTGAGGTAATTACTGTAGAAGCTGGACTGGTGGGCATTGGACTTTGCTATGCTGGCTGCGCAACACTCGCCGTCGCATGCTTTAGTGCAGCTGGTGCCATATTCGGCGTCGCAAAAATTGCCCAGATCAATGCATCTCCAGCCCTAGGACAATGCAATTCGGCCTTCGGTTCTTGCGAATCTGCCTGCGTCGCAGCATTTGGTTGATCTAAACGTTATAATCTAGATGTATGTATCAAGTGTTATCGACTTAGAAAGTCCGAATGCCAATGCTTACGTAATCATGAATAAAaactgcaataaaaaataagaaaatatctgACTTGTTGAATGTTTTTCATCTTCGTTTTCCGCCATATCGATATTGCCTTTTTCCGCAGGACAACTCGTCACCATGCACTTACCACCCACATTACCACCCTGTTGAAAATCCTGTTCCATTCCAAGTTTCGTTTGACCCGTCGTAACCTAACCTGATTCAACCTAGCTGATAGTAATGTATACCCATGTATACCTCTGTATGTATACCGCACGGAGTAATACCACTTGATTTACACATAGTAGCTCGGAGAGTACGGACGATAGTAACTAGACTTTATCATAACAGTGTGTACTAGTGTTATACACAATTACCATGTATGGCtgcattttgttatttattaattatcacgTTTACGTATTGATATAAAATTGAGTAACTGCGAGCTACAAATATTGAGATAATAAATAGTATTCGatatggatatcggtgaactACTATCATACAaggtaattattcaaatatttctacaAGTTACCAAAATTACGTGATGTCTAGTTTTCAATGTGgacagaaaagtttttttcacgttttttgaatttctttcgtTACCGATAATTAAGCTACCTACTAACAATATCTACCCTAAAAATGTGTGTCAGAAACATAACCTGTTAATTTCTCCGACACTTGTGGTTATTGTCGGTAGACAAGGGTACACTCACTGCATTACTGTCATCAGCTGATCAATTGCAAGTTCTGATGATTACTGGTGGAGTATGTTACGTTTTATCTATGGGATGAAATTTTAGCCACCCAATACACCGAAGCGGCCAGTACATGGAGATGAGGAAGATGAGGATAACTGGGAAAATGTTAAACGAGCAAAGCGTGTGATTAAAACGCCATATCATCCTCGTCAGCGACAGATCAATGAGGGAGATCTCACTCCGGCTGCTAGCAATGAACCTCCTACACCGATCAGAGCTGCACTTCCAGCTCCAGCCAATGATGTTATCGAACCTCAGttgacagaaaaagaaaaacaagagatTATCAAGTATGTAGAGACGGAAGCAGCAGAGGTTGAAGCCTTAGATGAAGCCACACTAAAACGAATGGTTctattgtttgaaaaacgagCTCTTAGGAATCAAGAAATGAGGGTAAAATTTCCAGATCAGCCAGAAAAGTGAGTTGGTATTTACCCATTTATTTATGAAGACACACTGCCAATTGACTTTTTACCATTCTGTCTTTTCTAGATTCATGGAATCTGAAGTGGAACTACATGAGACATTGCAAGAACTAAATGTAGTGGCAACAGCCCCAGATCTCTACCCAATAATGGTAGAACTTGGTGCTGTGCCTTCCATGCTAGAGCTTCTTTCTCATGAAAATACAGACATTGCTGTTGGAGTGGCTGATCTACTGCAAGAGCTCACAGATGTTGACATTTTGCATGAAAGCCAGGACGGGGCAGATACGCTTATAGATGCATTGCTGGAACAGCAAGTATGTGCCCTCTTGGTGCAAAATTTAGAAAGGCTTGATGAAAGTGTAAAGGAAGAAAGCGACGGAGTTCACAATACTTTGGGTAATATTCCGTGACATAGCAAGATGATTATTACAGTATGGAACTATAAAGTTGATCTAGGTTCAATTAGgaaatgaaattcttagggatatttatttttgatctCAGTTATCACCTTTACCTAAAAGTTtgcttcttaatttttttcaagccatATTCGAAAATCTACTCGAGTTCAGACCAGACCTCTGTGTGGATGCAGGCAAGCAAGGACTCCTCCAGTGGCTATTACGAAGAATCAAGGTGAAGGCTCCATTTGATGGAAATAAGCTATACGCCAGTGAACTGCTATCTATACTTGTTCAACAAACGCCTGAGAATAGATTGCTGCTTGGGGATTTGGATGGAATAGATGCTCTTTTACAACAGCTCGCTGTAAGGATTTTGCTGTTTCCTAACTATATTGCGAATGATCTTGATGAAACAATAACAGATACGAACTCGTTTATTCTTATCCTGTAGTTCTACAAGCGTCATGATCCCCGAACGGCAGAGGAACAAGAAATGATGGAGAATCTGTTTAACGTTTTGTGCTCCAGTCTAATGGCAACGATAAATCGAGACAGATTTCTCCGTGGTGAAGGGCTCCAGCTGATGAATCTAATGCTACGAGAGAAGAAAATGTCTCGTAATGGATCTTTAAAGGTacataaagtgaaaaattcctggaaagTTGTCACACTCTAGTCGACTCAGATTTCCGTTTTCTAGACAGAGGTTTATATTACAGGTACTAGACCATGCTATGAATGGGCCAGATGGAAAGGACAATTGCATGAAGTTTGTAGATATACTAGGATTAAGAACAATTTTTCCATTGTTCATGAAAACACC
Proteins encoded:
- the LOC124405185 gene encoding beta-catenin-like protein 1 produces the protein MDIGELLSYKPPNTPKRPVHGDEEDEDNWENVKRAKRVIKTPYHPRQRQINEGDLTPAASNEPPTPIRAALPAPANDVIEPQLTEKEKQEIIKYVETEAAEVEALDEATLKRMVLLFEKRALRNQEMRVKFPDQPEKFMESEVELHETLQELNVVATAPDLYPIMVELGAVPSMLELLSHENTDIAVGVADLLQELTDVDILHESQDGADTLIDALLEQQVCALLVQNLERLDESVKEESDGVHNTLAIFENLLEFRPDLCVDAGKQGLLQWLLRRIKVKAPFDGNKLYASELLSILVQQTPENRLLLGDLDGIDALLQQLAFYKRHDPRTAEEQEMMENLFNVLCSSLMATINRDRFLRGEGLQLMNLMLREKKMSRNGSLKVLDHAMNGPDGKDNCMKFVDILGLRTIFPLFMKTPTKNRKKILTTEEHEEHVISIIASMLRNCKGAQRQRLISKFTENDFEKVDRLMELHFKYLEKVEEVERDTKDDEEEEESYMRRLDGGLFILQLVDYVLLEACTGCPPTVKQRVTRILAQRRASLKTIRHIMREYAGNLGDAGDNEWREAEQQHILQLIDKF